In Nomascus leucogenys isolate Asia chromosome 6, Asia_NLE_v1, whole genome shotgun sequence, one DNA window encodes the following:
- the LOC115835387 gene encoding 40S ribosomal protein S13-like has protein sequence MLLGRACPGWLPYRHGTPTWLKLTSDDVKEQIYKVAKKGLTPSQIGVILRDSHSVAQVCFVTGNKILRNLKSKGLAPDLPEDLYHLIKKAVAVQKHLERNRKDKNAKFHLILIESWIHHLA, from the coding sequence ATGCTCCTGGGAAGGGCCTGTCCCGGTTGGCTGCCCTATCGCCATGGCACCCCTACTTGGCTGAAGCTGACATCTGACGACGTGAAGGAGCAGATTTACAAAGTGGCCAAGAAGGGCCTGACTCCTTCACAAATTGGTGTGATCCTGAGAGATTCACATAGTGTTGCACAAGTATGTTTTGTGACAGGCAATAAAATCTTAAGAAATCTTAAGTCTAAGGGACTTGCTCCTGATCTCCCTGAGGATCTCTACCATTTAATTAAGAAAGCAGTTGCTGTTCAAAAGCATCTTGAGAGGAACAGAAAGGATAAGAATGCTAAATTCCATCTGATTCTGATAGAGAGCTGGATTCACCATTTGGCTTGA